The Candidatus Nanopelagicales bacterium genome includes the window CAGCAGCTCGCGGTCGCGCTGCTGCTGGTCGATGCGCCGGGCCATCGAGATAGCCAGCGGCAGCATCACCAGGGCCAGCACGGCGAGCGCGCCCAGCATGATCGGCAGCAGCCACGAGATGAGAGAGCCGTACTTCGCGGCCAGCGGCGCGGTCGGGAGGTAGGCCTCGAAGATGAGGGCCCGCCCGGAGCTGTCGTTGAACCCGGTGTAGACCTCGACCAGCTCGCGGTCCCCGCGCTCTCCCACGTTCTCGTCCCGCTGCAGGTCGGACAGTCGGGCGACGGAGCCCATCGTCCGGAACAGGGCGTAGTCCTCGGGCATCATCGGGAAGGTGTGACCGACGATGGCCGGCTCGTCCGCCCACAGCACCCGGCCGGACCCGTCGCCGGCGTCGGCCCACACCTTGACGTAGAGGATCGAGCCGTCACGCTTGCGCGCCTGCAGCGCCTGGCCGAACTCGGCCCTGGCCGACTCCACGCCGGCATGGAAGGCGGGGGTGGACAACGGGGCGACGATCTGGGTCGCGACCGCCTCCGCCGCGACCTCGGCGTCCTCGAGGGCCTGCTGCCGGGCCAGGAACGTGCTGAGGAACGCTGCGATCACGGAGACGAACACCAGCGCACCCAGGCTCCACGCGACGTACAGCACGACGGCGCGGCGGACGAACCCGGCTCGGGGGCGGCTGGGGTCCGCGGTCGGAGGTGTGGGCTCCTCCGCGGCCACCGGATCGTGATCCCGCACGGTGTCAGACATGGCGGTAGCCCTCACTCAGCAGTCCGATCCGCGAGGCGCGGACGACGGCCTCCAGTTGGGAGTGCACGCCCAGCTTGGCGAGCACGGCCTTGATGTAGCCGCGGCAGGTGTTGAGCGAGATGCCCAGCTCTCGGGCCACCGCGCGCGGGTCCTTGCCCTCCGCGAGCAGTCGCAGCACTGCGAGTTCGCGCGGGGTGAGTCCGGCGTCCGGCGGGGACACGCGGCCGGGCTCGTCCGACTGGGCGCGGAAGTGGGCGACGACGGACGACGGCAGGACCAGGTGGCCCCGACGAGCGGTGCGGACCGCGGTGAGCACCTCGTCCAGGGCCCCGTCCTTGGCCAGGAACCCGCTGGCGCCGGCGGCACCCGCCCGCGCCATCTCGGTGGGGTTGGGGTGCGCGGTGAGGACCAGGACGCGAATCCCGGGGTCCTCGCGCAGGATCTGCGCGGTGGCGTCGATGCCGTCGCCGTCCGGCAGTTGAAGGTCCATGAGCACGACGTCGGGGCGCTCGCGCCGGACCGCCAGGCGCCCTTCGGCCACGGACTGGGCGTGAGCGACGCAGGTGAGGTCCGACTCGGCCTCGAGCGCCAGCGAGAGGAGTTCGGCGAACGTGCGGTGGTCGTCCACGACCACGATCCGGATGGTTGCCTCCGGGGCTGCGGTGCGCGCAGGCGTAGCGTCCATCGGCAACCCCTCCTCTCGCCGAGGTGTTGACGGTAGGCGCTCTTTCAGCGTGGGCCAAGTTCTCGAGCGGAATGCGACCTGAACGGACGAGCGCGATCGACGGAATCTCACGGGCCATCACGCCTCGACTACGCGTAGTAGTCAGCCTCCCTCATTTTGGGGGTGGCGCTGCCGTGGATTGGGTCCCAGATGGGGGATCCCCTCGCGAACTGCTCCGCTTACCGTCGCGGAGGTCGCTACTGCGCGTAGCGGCGCGCGGTGACCGCTGCTGGAGGGGTAAGCGGGTCGCGTGAGGGGCTAGGTGGAGAACTCATGGAACTCATCCGAACGTCCCGCGCCACCCGGCGCGGCCGACGGCGGACGCTGGCCGCAGGCACAGCGCTCGCCGTCGGTATCGGCATGCTCGCCGGAACGACGGCGCTGACTGCCCCCGCGGCGCAGGGGGCCGGCGTCGGCGCCGGCCTGCTGGTCACGGAATCCGACGTGCAGTTCATCCTCGAGCAGATCCAGATCGCCGAGGCGCACGCGACCAAGGCTGGACCGGGCCTCGGCCAGGTCATCGCCCCCACGGCGCAGGACGACTGCACCGTCCTCCCCTGCGTGACCGACAAGACCCTGCCGCACGGTCTGCGGATGGTCGACGGGCGCGGCAACAACCTCTTCCAGAACGCACCGGTGCGTCCGGCGATGGAAGCGGCCGCCGCCGAGGACGTCGGTGCCGCCGACCGCCCGTTCCCCCGGCTCGTGGGACCCAACGGTCAGGTCGCGCCCGACAACTGGCGGACGACCGACCCGGGGACGGTCCCGCTGCCCGGTGGGCTCACCTACGCCAACGGCGGTGGAGCCACCACATACCAGGACCGTGGTCCCGGCAGCGTCCAGGACAACCAGATCCGGATGATCAGTAACCTGATCGCCGACCAGTCCGAGGACAACCCGGCGGCCGTGGCGGCCGCCGGCGGACTGGGGGCTCCGCGGGATGGCTCGACGACGCCGCCCACCATGTTCATCCCCAATGTCCCGCCGGGCGGCGTGGTCGCTGGCCTGCCGGCGCCCCAGCCGACCAGCGGGATGTTCACGCTGTTCGGGCAGT containing:
- a CDS encoding response regulator transcription factor, whose amino-acid sequence is MDATPARTAAPEATIRIVVVDDHRTFAELLSLALEAESDLTCVAHAQSVAEGRLAVRRERPDVVLMDLQLPDGDGIDATAQILREDPGIRVLVLTAHPNPTEMARAGAAGASGFLAKDGALDEVLTAVRTARRGHLVLPSSVVAHFRAQSDEPGRVSPPDAGLTPRELAVLRLLAEGKDPRAVARELGISLNTCRGYIKAVLAKLGVHSQLEAVVRASRIGLLSEGYRHV
- a CDS encoding sensor histidine kinase, coding for MSDTVRDHDPVAAEEPTPPTADPSRPRAGFVRRAVVLYVAWSLGALVFVSVIAAFLSTFLARQQALEDAEVAAEAVATQIVAPLSTPAFHAGVESARAEFGQALQARKRDGSILYVKVWADAGDGSGRVLWADEPAIVGHTFPMMPEDYALFRTMGSVARLSDLQRDENVGERGDRELVEVYTGFNDSSGRALIFEAYLPTAPLAAKYGSLISWLLPIMLGALAVLALVMLPLAISMARRIDQQQRDRELLLRHAVESSDLERRRIAQDLHDGVIQDLAGVSYALASLSRRVPEDEVSTSLLRASGTVQQDVASLRTLMTDIYPPDLESLGLAHAIEELVGQDAYGDTRVSLDIDEPLTPSAVTARLAFRVVRESLRNVVKHAQAHNVDVRLTQDDEWLVVQVRDDGVGFDSAAANTGGLGQKLLRDTVTDAGGTLDVVSVRDLGTLVTATLPL